The following coding sequences lie in one Candidatus Neptunochlamydia sp. REUL1 genomic window:
- the mutL gene encoding DNA mismatch repair endonuclease MutL, with the protein MPIQILSDQTINKIAAGEVIENPASVVKELVENALDAKSTTITIEVERGGFSLIRVSDDGCGMSRDDLLLSLERHATSKIRIAEDLEEVLTMGFRGEALASIAAISKMKVVSAQKGSALGGEIVAEGGKIRSVDPAARNEGTTVEIAMLFYNVPARKKFQKTQGASLSEITKFLTRFALSHPEIQIRFIADRKEIIHTLPGAIEERLKTLLGEAFLTRAKKVEKTDNRCFLSGFLGSPLEARTNRLGQYLFVNGRCVRCPQIARAIYEGYGTRLSSRLHPTFVLHLTLPPEWIDVNVHPQKREIRLREEGVIQEVIRKGVMESFQGKEPPKEYPKGSWDFAIPLKFQEKKEFLPPSLDYVEEEIAVIGLFDHYLIAHGSSYFSLPNTPGPYKGMFLIDLKGAYARILYDRFVKEEAPPLQTLMVPITLEFPKNEGDILKGHLEEVLGMGVDLRPFGDSAFIIDALSPEIEEGMVQGLLEEFIEVLDQSLAEKMRQKKLAFTLSSYARSQKKGWTVVEAKQMVKELMKTTSPYDCPKGKPTVIHWNHDAIENLFQKPPC; encoded by the coding sequence TGCGCTGGATGCAAAGAGCACTACAATTACGATAGAAGTTGAGCGAGGGGGATTTTCTTTGATTCGTGTTAGTGATGATGGATGTGGGATGAGTCGAGATGATTTGCTCCTAAGCTTGGAAAGGCACGCAACATCAAAGATCCGCATTGCAGAGGATCTTGAAGAAGTTTTGACCATGGGATTTCGTGGGGAAGCTTTGGCCTCAATTGCAGCAATCTCTAAAATGAAAGTTGTTTCTGCTCAAAAAGGAAGTGCCTTAGGCGGAGAAATTGTTGCTGAAGGCGGGAAGATTCGGAGTGTTGATCCTGCAGCTCGGAATGAGGGAACCACTGTAGAAATAGCGATGCTTTTTTACAATGTTCCAGCAAGGAAGAAGTTTCAAAAGACTCAGGGGGCATCTCTTAGCGAAATCACGAAGTTTTTAACACGATTTGCATTGTCGCACCCGGAAATCCAGATCCGATTTATAGCGGATAGAAAAGAAATCATTCATACCCTCCCGGGTGCTATTGAAGAACGTTTGAAAACTCTTTTGGGAGAGGCGTTTTTAACCCGGGCAAAAAAAGTGGAAAAAACCGACAACAGATGTTTTTTAAGTGGATTTCTTGGGTCGCCCTTAGAGGCGCGCACTAACCGCCTTGGTCAATATCTTTTTGTCAATGGAAGGTGTGTCCGTTGCCCACAGATTGCGCGTGCTATTTATGAGGGGTATGGAACGCGTCTTTCTTCTCGTCTTCATCCTACTTTTGTTCTCCACCTTACATTGCCACCTGAGTGGATCGATGTGAATGTGCACCCTCAAAAGAGGGAAATCCGTTTAAGGGAAGAAGGTGTGATTCAAGAGGTGATTCGCAAAGGGGTCATGGAGTCTTTCCAAGGGAAGGAGCCGCCTAAAGAATACCCTAAAGGGAGTTGGGACTTTGCTATCCCTCTCAAGTTCCAGGAAAAAAAGGAATTTCTCCCTCCCTCATTAGACTATGTTGAAGAAGAAATCGCAGTCATTGGTTTATTTGATCACTATTTAATTGCGCATGGTTCTTCTTACTTTTCACTTCCAAATACTCCTGGTCCCTACAAAGGAATGTTTCTGATCGATTTAAAAGGGGCGTATGCGCGCATTCTCTATGATCGATTTGTTAAAGAGGAGGCTCCTCCTCTACAGACTTTAATGGTCCCTATAACTTTGGAGTTTCCTAAAAATGAGGGGGACATTCTTAAAGGACATTTAGAGGAAGTACTGGGGATGGGAGTGGATCTTCGACCGTTTGGCGATTCAGCATTTATTATTGATGCCCTCTCCCCAGAGATTGAGGAGGGGATGGTTCAAGGGCTTTTAGAAGAGTTTATTGAGGTTCTAGATCAGAGCTTAGCTGAAAAAATGCGGCAGAAAAAACTTGCTTTCACTCTCTCTTCTTATGCAAGATCACAAAAAAAGGGCTGGACGGTTGTTGAAGCCAAGCAGATGGTAAAAGAGCTGATGAAAACAACCTCCCCATATGATTGCCCTAAAGGAAAACCAACAGTCATTCATTGGAATCATGACGCGATCGAAAACCTATTTCAAAAGCCGCCTTGCTAA